From Terriglobia bacterium, a single genomic window includes:
- a CDS encoding MFS transporter, whose product VTLYAMVLASLMRDLGLGKEAGGLLGSLTLVASAVGGVIFGFVADRIGRTRSLSTSIVIYSLATAACGFASSVAVLAVFRVILGLGMGGEWTAGAALVAETWPAEHRGKALGLMQSTWAIGGMLAAGAAWAILPRWGWRGVFFVGVLPALVAFWIQRRVPEPEIWKERGDSSVNARRVPVRELWRKDIRWNGFVATAMNTFSMIGYWGLFTWIPAYFSLPVAQGGRGLSVSKTYSWLIIIAVGQWFGYVTFGFVADVWGRRRTYFSYLLVAALLTPIYGLLRSPLWLLAMGPLVAFFGTGYFSGFSAIASELFPTEIRATAMGLSYNIGRGISAAAPLAIGALAVHYGLGRSFLLLGAAFLVAALLTLALPETKGKALE is encoded by the coding sequence ACGTGACGCTGTACGCGATGGTGCTGGCGTCGCTGATGCGCGATTTGGGACTCGGGAAAGAAGCGGGCGGGCTGCTCGGTTCGCTGACGCTGGTGGCTTCGGCAGTCGGAGGCGTGATTTTCGGATTCGTGGCGGATCGCATTGGGCGGACGCGTTCGCTTTCGACCTCGATTGTGATTTATTCGCTGGCGACGGCGGCGTGCGGATTCGCAAGCTCGGTGGCGGTGCTGGCGGTTTTTCGGGTGATTTTGGGATTAGGGATGGGTGGCGAGTGGACCGCGGGCGCGGCTTTGGTGGCGGAGACGTGGCCGGCGGAGCATCGCGGCAAGGCGCTGGGATTGATGCAGTCCACGTGGGCAATTGGAGGGATGCTCGCGGCGGGCGCGGCCTGGGCGATTTTGCCGCGCTGGGGATGGCGCGGCGTTTTTTTTGTCGGCGTGCTGCCGGCGCTGGTCGCATTTTGGATTCAGCGGCGCGTGCCGGAGCCGGAAATCTGGAAAGAGCGCGGAGATTCCTCCGTAAATGCGCGGCGCGTGCCTGTTCGCGAATTGTGGCGCAAAGACATTCGCTGGAATGGCTTTGTCGCAACAGCGATGAATACGTTCAGCATGATTGGATATTGGGGGCTGTTCACGTGGATTCCGGCGTATTTTTCGCTGCCGGTGGCGCAGGGCGGGCGCGGGCTGAGTGTTTCGAAAACGTATAGCTGGCTGATCATCATCGCTGTGGGACAGTGGTTCGGGTACGTGACGTTCGGATTTGTCGCGGATGTGTGGGGACGGCGGCGAACGTATTTCAGTTATTTGCTGGTGGCGGCGCTGCTGACGCCGATTTACGGATTGCTGCGAAGTCCGTTGTGGCTGCTGGCGATGGGGCCGCTGGTGGCGTTTTTCGGGACGGGATATTTTTCAGGGTTCAGCGCGATTGCGTCGGAATTATTTCCCACGGAGATACGCGCGACGGCGATGGGATTGAGCTACAACATCGGGCGAGGAATTTCGGCGGCGGCTCCGCTGGCGATTGGCGCGCTGGCTGTGCATTATGGATTGGGACGATCGTTCTTGTTGCTGGGCGCGGCATTTTTGGTTGCGGCGCTGCTCACACTGGCGCTGCCGGAGACAAAGGGCAAAGCATTAGAATAG
- a CDS encoding PilT/PilU family type 4a pilus ATPase encodes MPNDLLPPVPAKPSGPPPMPTPSIISAMLKSHARISDLIFSPGKLPQVESDGQLVGVQIPGVEILRPEDTARIAADLIGNNNYAVERLRQDGSCDISYSLPKLSRFRVNIFTQRGSCAIVMRVIPSKIPNFDDLNLPPQLQETAELRNGIVLVTGPTGSGKSSTLAAIINKINQEKAFHILTIEDPIEFLHNHGKGTIHQRELHSDTPSFALALRAALRQAPKVILVGEMRDRETIEIAMEAAETGHLVFSTLHTIDASKTIERIVGVFPLADQQVIRMRFAKSFRYIISQRLLPRKGGQGRVAAIEILKSTMRTREYVERGESEGKSLVDAMRDGSTEGMQHFDAELERIVRDGIIDLQTAYAFATNVGNFRLQMADFAEAQGEGNSRNGAARKAPATKPAASAPSTGSPEKSMLDGLEIER; translated from the coding sequence ATGCCCAACGACCTATTGCCGCCAGTGCCCGCTAAACCATCCGGCCCACCGCCCATGCCTACGCCCTCGATTATTTCCGCTATGCTGAAATCGCACGCGCGCATCAGCGATTTGATCTTTTCGCCCGGCAAACTGCCCCAGGTCGAATCCGACGGCCAGCTCGTCGGCGTCCAGATTCCCGGCGTGGAAATCCTGCGGCCCGAAGACACCGCGCGCATCGCCGCCGATTTGATCGGCAATAATAATTACGCCGTCGAAAGGCTCCGTCAGGACGGCTCCTGCGACATTTCCTACAGCCTGCCGAAACTCTCGCGCTTCCGTGTGAACATTTTCACGCAGCGCGGCAGTTGCGCCATCGTTATGCGCGTGATTCCCTCGAAAATCCCAAATTTCGACGATCTCAACCTGCCTCCGCAGCTTCAGGAAACTGCCGAGCTTCGCAACGGAATCGTGCTCGTCACTGGCCCCACTGGCTCCGGAAAATCCTCCACGCTCGCGGCCATCATCAACAAAATCAATCAGGAAAAGGCGTTTCACATCCTCACCATCGAGGATCCCATCGAATTCCTTCACAATCACGGGAAGGGAACCATCCATCAGCGCGAACTTCACAGCGACACGCCTTCCTTCGCCCTCGCTCTTCGCGCCGCTCTCCGCCAGGCGCCCAAAGTGATTCTCGTCGGCGAAATGCGCGACCGCGAAACCATCGAAATCGCCATGGAAGCCGCGGAAACCGGCCATCTCGTTTTTTCCACGCTGCACACCATTGACGCTTCCAAAACCATCGAGCGCATCGTCGGCGTCTTTCCTCTCGCCGACCAGCAAGTGATTCGCATGCGCTTCGCCAAAAGTTTTCGCTACATCATTTCGCAGCGCCTGCTTCCGCGCAAAGGCGGGCAGGGCCGCGTCGCCGCCATCGAAATTTTGAAGTCCACCATGCGCACACGCGAATACGTTGAACGCGGCGAGAGCGAAGGCAAATCTCTCGTGGACGCCATGCGCGATGGCTCGACCGAAGGCATGCAGCATTTCGACGCGGAATTGGAGCGCATTGTGCGCGACGGAATTATTGACCTTCAGACCGCGTACGCATTCGCCACGAATGTCGGCAATTTCCGCCTGCAAATGGCCGATTTTGCAGAAGCTCAAGGGGAAGGGAATTCTCGGAACGGCGCCGCGCGAAAAGCGCCCGCCACGAAACCAGCCGCGTCCGCTCCTTCGACAGGCTCGCCGGAAAAATCCATGCTCGACGGCCTCGAAATCGAGCGCTAA
- a CDS encoding FtsX-like permease family protein — protein MGKLAITGGKPVRKKPFSDWPIYGREEERAVQKVHLDSGLSLFRIRTMQQVVAENMEDTSLQTWLLGIFAALALVLAAVGVYGVMAYLVTQRTHEIGIRVALGAQPRHVLSLVMGHGARLAAIGAAAGAALALALSRLMSTLLFGVTPTDVPTFVSVIAFLMGVALLACYIPARRAMKVDPVIALRHE, from the coding sequence ATGGGAAAACTGGCGATCACCGGAGGCAAGCCCGTCCGAAAAAAACCGTTTTCCGACTGGCCCATCTACGGCCGGGAGGAGGAACGCGCCGTGCAGAAGGTCCACCTCGATAGCGGGCTTTCGCTTTTCCGCATCCGCACCATGCAGCAAGTCGTCGCCGAAAACATGGAAGACACCAGCCTGCAAACCTGGCTGCTCGGAATCTTCGCCGCACTGGCTCTCGTGCTTGCCGCTGTGGGCGTTTACGGTGTGATGGCCTATCTCGTCACGCAGCGCACTCACGAAATCGGCATTCGCGTCGCCCTCGGAGCGCAGCCTCGCCACGTACTCTCGCTGGTCATGGGCCACGGAGCGCGGCTCGCCGCCATCGGAGCCGCCGCTGGCGCGGCACTGGCTCTAGCGCTCTCGCGCCTCATGTCCACTCTTCTTTTCGGCGTAACGCCCACTGACGTGCCCACGTTCGTGTCCGTGATTGCCTTTCTGATGGGCGTCGCGCTGCTCGCCTGCTACATTCCCGCGCGCCGCGCCATGAAAGTTGACCCCGTGATCGCCCTTCGCCACGAATGA